The proteins below come from a single Fodinicola acaciae genomic window:
- a CDS encoding dihydrofolate reductase family protein, which yields MRKLIEYDHVSIDGRFSGDAFWGAQMTVAPNDNHFAYQLRLLADAAGLVLGRMTYEGFAGTWPTMTGELADRLNALPKYVASSTLTRTTWNAEVLTGDAIAAVAKLKESGDGTLVKYGNGPFSRALLEAGLLDELHLSISPFVAGAGESLLSGVATAPMDLTGVTEIGNGAVVLAYSTTAASRTH from the coding sequence ATGCGAAAACTGATCGAATACGACCACGTCTCGATTGATGGACGGTTCTCCGGCGACGCCTTCTGGGGTGCGCAGATGACGGTTGCTCCGAACGACAACCATTTCGCGTACCAGCTCCGGCTGCTGGCGGACGCCGCCGGTCTGGTGCTTGGCCGGATGACGTACGAAGGCTTCGCCGGCACCTGGCCGACGATGACCGGTGAGCTCGCCGACAGGCTCAACGCGCTGCCGAAGTACGTCGCCTCCAGCACGCTGACGAGGACCACGTGGAACGCCGAAGTGCTCACTGGCGACGCGATCGCGGCTGTCGCCAAACTCAAGGAGTCAGGCGACGGAACGCTGGTGAAATACGGCAACGGCCCGTTCAGTCGAGCGCTTCTGGAGGCGGGACTGCTGGACGAGCTGCACCTGAGCATTTCGCCGTTTGTCGCGGGTGCCGGTGAATCGCTGCTGTCCGGCGTGGCTACGGCCCCGATGGACCTGACCGGAGTGACCGAGATCGGCAACGGCGCGGTCGTCCTCGCCTATTCGACTACGGCCGCTTCTCGTACACACTGA
- a CDS encoding helix-turn-helix domain-containing protein has product MGLTFHAVTGELPLVQRVWSATCDAPTDFTSVAKSCSMIAFTRAGGALTVSLRGPETRATRMICPRDYEYFGVDLRLGAYLPLFPPSGLADLNDARLPTGSGGRIVLDNRDWEMPTEHNVDVFLERLVRAGLLVFDPLVDEIRHGDRPRAMSERTAQIRFRRAVGISRRKLVSIEQARQAARLLAAGAPIAEVVTNCGYYDQPQLARAMRWATGHTPGELRSPTAFLAY; this is encoded by the coding sequence ATGGGGTTGACGTTCCACGCCGTCACCGGCGAACTGCCGCTGGTGCAACGAGTATGGTCGGCGACCTGTGACGCACCGACCGACTTCACCTCGGTGGCAAAAAGCTGCTCCATGATCGCGTTCACCCGCGCCGGCGGCGCGTTGACGGTGAGTTTGCGCGGGCCGGAAACCAGGGCCACCAGGATGATCTGTCCGCGGGATTACGAGTATTTCGGTGTCGACCTGCGGTTGGGCGCCTACCTGCCGCTGTTTCCACCGTCCGGGCTGGCCGACCTCAACGACGCTCGCTTGCCGACCGGCTCCGGCGGCCGGATCGTGTTGGACAACCGCGACTGGGAAATGCCGACCGAGCACAACGTCGACGTTTTCCTCGAACGGCTGGTACGCGCCGGCCTGTTGGTCTTCGATCCGCTCGTCGACGAGATCCGGCACGGCGACCGACCACGGGCCATGTCCGAACGTACGGCACAAATCCGATTTCGCCGCGCCGTCGGGATTTCCCGCCGCAAACTGGTCAGCATCGAGCAGGCCCGGCAGGCCGCGCGGCTGCTGGCCGCCGGTGCGCCGATCGCCGAGGTGGTCACCAATTGCGGCTATTACGACCAACCGCAGCTCGCGCGGGCGATGCGCTGGGCCACCGGTCACACGCCAGGCGAGTTGCGGTCCCCCACCGCGTTCCTCGCTTACTGA